In Mytilus trossulus isolate FHL-02 chromosome 6, PNRI_Mtr1.1.1.hap1, whole genome shotgun sequence, a single window of DNA contains:
- the LOC134723703 gene encoding ras-related protein R-Ras2-like, translating to MIDSSQFDELFQESVSQVKSCLQRSRLKSRSEPNSPSGSFKRKLKSEQLIDEENRRNSLPVPIFSKLSSSCEDILNEKRRPIRRFRSTKFIAGGIVETEDKRDSYTSLDIPKDLDRRRLSSETSEDSAICCGCSSTSLPGYYRVCVIGADAVGKRTLINKFMSSDVMTTDGDDDDRFVTVVIDNEESTLEFVDFSEDEDQRYPVDAYIVVFSVYEKSSYDIACRFLQCIRNDQFSDRPIILVANKVDLVRKRQITKEEARHLASKFNCKYIETSATLNIKVDKLLLGILKQIKIKLQPEIKESCELSTKQVIKRGSIEFLNRLFHLKHKVKMNSDDVFAF from the exons ATGATTGACTCGTCTCAATTTGATGAGCTTTTTCAAGAATCGGTATCTCAAGTAAAATCATGTTTGCAACGATCGAGATTAAAATCAAGATCCGAACCAAATTCACCATCTGGTTCATTCAAAAGGAAGTTAAAATCGGAACAACTAATAGACGAGGAAAACAGAAGAAACAGTCTGCCGGTTCCTATATTTTCAAAGCTATCTAGTTCATGTGAAGACATCTTAAATGAGAAAAGGAGACCTATACGACGATTTAGGTCCACAAAATTTATAGCGGGAGGAATTGTTGAGACCGAAGACAAACGAGACAGCTATACAAGCTTAGACATTCCTAAAGACCTGGATAGAAGGCGACTTTCAAGTGAAACTTCAGAAGACAGTGCTATTTGCTGTGGTTGTTCTTCTACAAGTTTACCTGGATATTACCGTGTGTGTGTCATCGGCGCTGACGCTGTCGGAAAAAGAacattgataaacaaatttatgagCTCAGATGTTATGACTACAGATG GAGATGACGATGATCGATTTGTGACTGTAGTAATAGACAACGAAGAATCAACTCTGGAATTTGTGGATTTTTCAGAGGATGAG gATCAAAGGTACCCAGTTGATGCATACATTGTTGTGTTTTCTGTTTATGAAAAATCCAGCTACGACATAGCCTGTAGATTCCTACAATGTATACGCAACGACCAGTTTAGTGACAGACCAATTATCTTGGTAGCTAATAAAGTTGATCTTGTGAGAAAAAGGCAAATAACTAAAGAAG aGGCCAGACATTTAGCATCGAAgtttaattgtaaatatatagagaCATCAGCTACTTTGAATATAAAGGTTGACAAACTTCTGCTGGGAATTTTGaagcaaataaaaattaaactacAACCAGAAATTAAGGAGAGTTGTGAATTATCGACAAAACAGGTGATAAAAAGAGGATCTATTGAATTTCTTAATAGATTATTCCATCTTAAACACAAGGTCAAGATGAATAGTGATGATGTATTTGCGTTCTGA